In Curtobacterium sp. L6-1, a genomic segment contains:
- the acs gene encoding acetate--CoA ligase: MTIPQQADAKPTDTTTDEGATFPPSPEFVADAVADQGLHEAASADRVAFWAEQSRALLDWRTPFTTTLDWSAAPFARWFADGELNVAENCLDRHVRAGNGERVAIHFEGARGDTRTITYAQLTADVQRAANMLEGLGVGRGDRVVVYLPLIPEAVVTMLAIARIGAIHSVVFGGFSAESLRTRIEDAGAKVVVTADGGWRRGAVTPLKPAVDEALQGAGTGSVEHVLVVQRGGNEVAWTDRDHWWHDAFEAAAPEHEAQAFPAENPLFILYTSGTTGKPKGIVHTSGGYLTQAAYTHRNVFDMHPDKDVYWCTADIGWITGHSYVVYGPLANGVTQVLYEGTPDEPEPGRWWDLVDAYGVTVLYTAPTAVRAAMKAGRQIPEARSLETLRLLGSVGEPINPEAWQWYRQVIGHDRTPIVDTWWQTETGAIMISALPGVTKLKPGAAQTPLPGIVAEIVDDDGHRVDPGGSGYLTITEPWPSMARGIWGDDDRFVETYWSRFPGRYFAGDGARLDGQGDIWVQGRVDDVMSVSGHRLSTAEIESALVGHEGVAEAAVVGAADETTGQAVVAFVILTAEAAEGVDREASAAELRNWVGARIGPIAKPRQVVIVPELPKTRSGKIMRRLLRDAAEGRRIGDTTTLADPTIMATIAELM, encoded by the coding sequence ATGACGATTCCGCAGCAGGCCGACGCAAAGCCGACCGACACCACCACCGACGAGGGGGCGACCTTCCCCCCGTCGCCCGAGTTCGTGGCCGACGCCGTCGCCGACCAGGGACTGCACGAGGCCGCGAGCGCCGACCGGGTCGCGTTCTGGGCCGAGCAGTCCCGTGCCCTCCTCGACTGGCGCACCCCGTTCACGACCACGCTCGACTGGTCGGCAGCACCCTTCGCCCGCTGGTTCGCCGACGGCGAGTTGAACGTCGCCGAAAACTGTCTCGACCGGCACGTCCGGGCCGGCAACGGTGAGCGGGTGGCGATCCACTTCGAGGGCGCACGCGGCGACACCCGCACCATCACGTACGCGCAGCTGACCGCCGACGTGCAGCGGGCCGCGAACATGCTCGAGGGGCTGGGCGTCGGGCGTGGCGACCGGGTCGTGGTCTACCTCCCCCTCATCCCGGAGGCCGTCGTCACCATGCTCGCGATCGCCCGGATCGGTGCGATCCACTCCGTCGTCTTCGGTGGGTTCAGCGCGGAGAGCCTCCGCACCCGGATCGAGGACGCGGGCGCCAAGGTCGTCGTCACCGCGGACGGCGGGTGGCGTCGCGGTGCCGTCACGCCGCTCAAGCCCGCCGTCGACGAGGCACTGCAGGGCGCGGGCACCGGGAGCGTCGAACACGTGCTCGTCGTGCAGCGCGGCGGCAACGAGGTCGCCTGGACCGACCGCGACCACTGGTGGCACGACGCGTTCGAGGCCGCCGCCCCCGAGCACGAGGCGCAGGCCTTCCCCGCCGAGAACCCGCTCTTCATCCTGTACACCTCGGGCACGACCGGGAAGCCGAAGGGCATCGTGCACACCTCCGGCGGGTACCTCACGCAGGCGGCGTACACGCACCGGAACGTCTTCGACATGCACCCCGACAAGGACGTCTACTGGTGCACCGCCGACATCGGCTGGATCACCGGACACTCCTACGTCGTCTACGGGCCGCTGGCGAACGGCGTCACCCAGGTGCTCTACGAGGGCACCCCCGACGAGCCCGAGCCAGGCCGCTGGTGGGACCTCGTCGACGCCTACGGGGTGACGGTCCTCTACACCGCACCGACCGCCGTACGCGCGGCGATGAAGGCCGGCCGCCAGATCCCGGAGGCCCGCAGCCTCGAGACGCTGCGACTGCTCGGCAGCGTCGGGGAACCGATCAACCCCGAGGCCTGGCAGTGGTACCGGCAGGTCATCGGCCACGACCGCACGCCCATCGTCGACACGTGGTGGCAGACCGAGACCGGCGCGATCATGATCTCGGCGCTGCCCGGCGTCACGAAGCTCAAGCCGGGCGCAGCCCAGACTCCGCTGCCCGGGATCGTCGCAGAGATCGTCGACGACGACGGCCACCGCGTCGACCCCGGCGGCAGCGGCTACCTCACCATCACCGAGCCGTGGCCCTCGATGGCGCGCGGCATCTGGGGTGACGACGACCGCTTCGTCGAGACGTACTGGTCGCGCTTCCCCGGCCGCTACTTCGCCGGCGACGGCGCCCGGCTCGACGGACAGGGCGACATCTGGGTGCAGGGCCGCGTGGACGACGTCATGAGCGTCTCCGGCCACCGCCTGTCCACGGCCGAGATCGAGTCCGCGCTGGTCGGACACGAGGGCGTCGCCGAGGCAGCCGTCGTCGGCGCCGCGGACGAGACGACCGGACAGGCCGTGGTCGCGTTCGTGATCCTCACCGCCGAGGCGGCCGAGGGCGTCGACCGCGAGGCCTCCGCAGCGGAACTGCGCAACTGGGTCGGCGCACGCATCGGCCCGATCGCGAAGCCCCGGCAGGTGGTCATCGTGCCCGAACTCCCGAAGACGCGGTCCGGCAAGATCATGCGCCGCCTCCTCCGCGACGCGGCGGAGGGCCGACGCATCGGTGACACGACCACGCTGGCGGACCCGACGATCATGGCGACCATCGCGGAACTGATGTAG
- a CDS encoding DUF4244 domain-containing protein: MEEDSAAPVRGGTAGPDATQDTVRPARSLRRRPTAEVDGLRGLLRDDRGSATAEYAVVILAAVAFAGVLVAVMRSGEVQAILTELVRNALTP; encoded by the coding sequence ATGGAAGAGGACTCGGCTGCACCCGTCCGCGGCGGTACCGCCGGACCCGACGCGACCCAGGACACCGTCCGACCCGCGCGCTCGCTGCGGCGTCGGCCGACGGCGGAGGTCGACGGCCTCCGCGGGCTGCTGCGCGACGACCGCGGCTCGGCGACGGCGGAGTACGCGGTGGTCATCCTGGCGGCGGTCGCCTTCGCCGGGGTACTCGTCGCGGTGATGCGGTCCGGCGAGGTGCAGGCCATCCTGACCGAGCTCGTGCGGAACGCCCTCACACCGTGA
- a CDS encoding transglycosylase domain-containing protein, with product MSAQKTSARRTKPVSAVGAFVGFVGFSALAGLLVTIGVTPAIAVAGVTTTSTIGVFESLPEYIELGDLPQRNEVLAYQGGKPVHLATVYDQNRQELKYDQISDNLKNAAIDGEDKRFWDHGGVDMTSLVRAGVGTVAGGGLGDSGGGSTLTMQLVRNIKMQQALELPTQEERLKAYNEATKVSVSRKLEEMKLAIGLAKKYPKKDILTGYLNIAFFGDQTYGVQAAAQRYFGKSATDLTPAEAASILAIVQSPNTRNLSDPKYYKANVARRDVILKSMYAQDHIDKKAFDEAIASDPKDYVHLTDPTQGCKAAAGNGSQFFCDYAVQVVKEMSQLGSTQKARDAAWRNGGYTIQTTLNLDLNNAQKDLINAYAPNTEARFKLGGVINSVEADTGRILTMAQNKNYNQLAACGSQGADPNACAPTTDTGLNLSVDQEYGGGEGFQTGSTFKPFTLLNWLQNGHGLGEIVNGTPRTYNSYPLCGSPSTTNYTPKNDSPGEGGNMTVENATYRSVNVSYINMAQKLDYCDIRKTAESLGVHRAAPRAPIAAFGDDMSKKTTQNLELYAGSVLGDNYIAPLTMAAAYAGIANNGTFCRPIAIDNVTDADGKSLGGQPKDCTQAIDPQVAATAIYALKKVLTIGTAPGGRTADGFDEFAKTGTTNEADQIWLIGATTKVATATWMGNIEGKQSLRFVYGPNGQYAGSRTQLWKQAQTIVNTQYPGGQFADPSPSAVRGNAIAVPNVQGQTPEAARAAITGAGLTYVDGGVQAGGGTPGTVSSTNPGAGLQLSRGSSVTVYTTDGSQASVPEVGGKKVDDARSTLSDAGFGNVGVADQYEKGDGKNECTVAAVEPGAGTAVAKDTGVTLKLYGTKGGKAPKDCR from the coding sequence ATGTCTGCCCAGAAGACGTCTGCCCGCCGGACCAAGCCCGTCTCCGCAGTCGGCGCCTTCGTCGGCTTCGTCGGTTTCAGTGCCCTCGCCGGTCTGCTCGTCACCATCGGTGTCACCCCGGCCATCGCGGTCGCCGGTGTCACGACGACCTCGACGATCGGTGTCTTCGAGTCCCTGCCGGAGTACATCGAACTCGGTGACCTCCCCCAGCGCAACGAAGTGCTGGCGTACCAGGGCGGCAAGCCGGTGCACCTGGCGACGGTCTACGACCAGAACCGCCAGGAACTCAAGTACGACCAGATCAGCGACAACCTCAAGAACGCCGCGATCGACGGCGAGGACAAGCGCTTCTGGGACCACGGCGGCGTCGACATGACCTCGCTCGTCCGCGCCGGTGTCGGCACCGTCGCCGGCGGTGGGCTCGGCGACTCCGGTGGTGGGTCGACCCTCACCATGCAGCTGGTCCGCAACATCAAGATGCAGCAGGCCCTCGAGCTCCCCACGCAGGAGGAGCGGCTCAAGGCCTACAACGAGGCCACCAAGGTCTCCGTCTCCCGCAAGCTCGAGGAGATGAAGCTCGCGATCGGGCTCGCGAAGAAGTACCCGAAGAAGGACATCCTCACCGGGTACCTCAACATCGCCTTCTTCGGCGACCAGACCTACGGCGTGCAGGCCGCCGCGCAGCGGTACTTCGGCAAGAGCGCGACCGACCTCACCCCGGCCGAGGCCGCCTCGATCCTCGCGATCGTGCAGTCGCCGAACACCCGCAACCTCTCGGACCCGAAGTACTACAAGGCGAACGTCGCCCGACGCGACGTGATCCTCAAGTCGATGTACGCCCAGGACCACATCGACAAGAAGGCCTTCGACGAGGCCATCGCCTCCGACCCGAAGGACTACGTCCACCTCACCGACCCGACGCAGGGCTGCAAGGCCGCCGCGGGCAACGGCTCGCAGTTCTTCTGCGACTACGCGGTGCAGGTCGTCAAGGAGATGTCGCAGCTCGGCTCGACGCAGAAGGCGCGCGACGCTGCCTGGCGCAACGGCGGGTACACGATCCAGACCACGCTGAACCTCGACCTGAACAACGCGCAGAAGGACCTCATCAACGCGTACGCGCCGAACACCGAGGCGCGGTTCAAGCTCGGCGGCGTCATCAACTCGGTCGAGGCCGACACCGGCCGCATCCTGACGATGGCGCAGAACAAGAACTACAACCAGCTCGCGGCGTGCGGCTCGCAGGGCGCTGACCCGAACGCGTGCGCTCCCACGACGGACACCGGCCTCAACCTGAGCGTCGACCAGGAGTACGGCGGCGGCGAGGGCTTCCAGACCGGTTCGACCTTCAAGCCGTTCACGTTGCTCAACTGGCTGCAGAACGGGCACGGTCTCGGCGAGATCGTCAACGGGACGCCGCGGACGTACAACTCCTACCCCCTCTGCGGGTCGCCGTCGACCACCAACTACACGCCGAAGAACGACTCGCCGGGCGAGGGCGGCAACATGACGGTGGAGAACGCGACGTACCGCTCCGTGAACGTCTCCTACATCAACATGGCGCAGAAGCTCGACTACTGCGACATCCGGAAGACCGCGGAGTCCCTCGGCGTCCACCGCGCGGCGCCGCGCGCGCCCATCGCGGCCTTCGGGGACGACATGTCCAAGAAGACCACGCAGAACCTCGAGCTCTACGCCGGTTCGGTCCTCGGTGACAACTACATCGCTCCGCTCACGATGGCTGCGGCGTACGCCGGCATCGCGAACAACGGCACCTTCTGCCGACCGATCGCGATCGACAACGTGACCGATGCCGACGGCAAGTCGCTCGGCGGTCAGCCGAAGGACTGCACGCAGGCCATCGATCCGCAGGTGGCCGCCACGGCGATCTACGCGCTGAAGAAGGTCCTCACGATCGGGACCGCGCCCGGCGGCAGGACTGCCGACGGCTTCGACGAGTTCGCGAAGACCGGTACGACGAACGAAGCCGATCAGATCTGGCTCATCGGCGCCACCACAAAGGTCGCGACGGCGACCTGGATGGGCAACATCGAGGGCAAGCAGAGCCTCCGCTTCGTCTACGGCCCCAACGGCCAGTACGCCGGGTCCCGCACCCAGCTCTGGAAGCAGGCGCAGACGATCGTCAACACCCAGTACCCCGGTGGCCAGTTCGCCGACCCGTCCCCCTCGGCGGTGCGCGGCAACGCCATCGCGGTGCCGAACGTCCAGGGCCAGACGCCCGAGGCCGCCCGTGCCGCGATCACCGGCGCCGGCCTCACCTACGTCGACGGCGGCGTCCAGGCCGGCGGCGGCACCCCCGGTACGGTCTCGTCGACCAACCCGGGTGCGGGCCTGCAGCTCTCCAGGGGCTCGAGCGTGACCGTCTACACGACCGACGGCTCGCAGGCCTCGGTGCCCGAGGTGGGCGGCAAGAAGGTGGACGACGCCCGTTCGACCCTCTCCGACGCCGGCTTCGGCAACGTCGGGGTCGCCGACCAGTA
- a CDS encoding ATPase, T2SS/T4P/T4SS family — translation MHRHRAPFLPGTPQTGHLRHAAALIDFEELAPLVADDRVTDVLVLGGRGVWTDRGSGLDVVRGLVLSEERTRDLARTLVARGGRHVDETTPCADVRHGDGIRVHAVLAPVSVQGTAISIRLPLAERPTVARLAAGGFFEKVPRAVVERAVRERRNMLVTGATGSGKTTLLAAMLALVPAAERVITVEDVAELRVDHPHVVSLEARQANAEGAGALGLDRLLREALRMRPDRIVVGECRGAEIRELTSALNTGHDGGAGTVHANGLEDVAARLEALGALAGLGAEALARQAASAFDLVLHVERRGGVRRLAAVGRLGIDPVGRLEVSALHPLHAPPERAHRARTAVGRDLSARRTAPDGRISPDGRISPDVRISHDARVQTGGHHGASGGVLGGTSGLRPGGPSGLSGLPGPSPAAGSFGAAGSSTAASGGRSGGAHRRRRDGT, via the coding sequence ATGCACCGGCACCGCGCTCCGTTCCTGCCCGGCACCCCTCAGACCGGCCACCTGCGGCATGCCGCCGCCCTGATCGACTTCGAGGAGCTCGCCCCGCTCGTCGCCGACGACCGGGTGACCGACGTGCTCGTCCTCGGCGGACGTGGCGTCTGGACCGACCGGGGGTCCGGGCTCGACGTCGTCCGGGGCCTCGTCCTGTCCGAGGAGCGGACACGCGATCTCGCGCGGACACTCGTCGCACGCGGCGGACGACACGTCGACGAGACCACGCCGTGCGCGGACGTCCGGCACGGAGACGGCATCCGGGTGCACGCGGTTCTGGCCCCCGTCTCGGTGCAGGGGACCGCCATCTCGATCCGGCTGCCCCTGGCCGAACGCCCGACCGTCGCCCGGCTGGCGGCAGGCGGGTTCTTCGAGAAGGTCCCGCGCGCGGTCGTCGAACGGGCGGTGCGCGAGCGACGCAACATGCTCGTCACCGGAGCGACCGGGAGCGGCAAGACCACGCTCCTCGCCGCGATGCTCGCCCTGGTCCCGGCCGCCGAACGCGTGATCACGGTCGAGGACGTCGCCGAACTCCGCGTCGACCATCCGCACGTCGTGTCCCTCGAGGCGCGACAGGCGAACGCTGAGGGGGCCGGGGCGCTCGGGCTCGACCGGCTGCTCCGCGAGGCGCTCCGGATGCGCCCCGACCGGATCGTCGTGGGGGAGTGTCGCGGCGCCGAGATCCGCGAACTGACCTCGGCGCTGAACACCGGGCACGACGGTGGCGCGGGCACCGTGCACGCGAACGGGCTCGAGGACGTCGCCGCCCGGCTCGAGGCGCTCGGGGCGCTCGCCGGTCTGGGGGCCGAGGCCCTGGCACGCCAGGCCGCGAGTGCGTTCGACCTGGTGCTGCACGTCGAGCGGCGCGGTGGTGTCCGACGACTGGCGGCGGTCGGCCGCCTCGGGATCGATCCCGTGGGGCGACTCGAGGTCTCCGCTCTGCACCCGCTGCACGCGCCGCCGGAACGGGCACACCGGGCGCGGACCGCGGTCGGACGGGATCTGTCGGCACGTCGGACCGCGCCGGACGGGCGGATCTCACCGGACGGGCGGATCTCGCCGGACGTGCGCATCTCGCACGATGCGCGGGTCCAGACCGGCGGGCACCACGGAGCGTCCGGCGGCGTGCTCGGCGGGACGTCCGGCCTGCGCCCGGGAGGTCCGTCCGGCCTCTCCGGGCTTCCCGGTCCTTCCCCGGCCGCCGGGTCCTTCGGGGCTGCCGGGTCGTCGACGGCGGCGTCGGGTGGCCGGTCCGGTGGTGCCCATCGCCGGCGACGTGACGGGACGTGA
- a CDS encoding TadE family type IV pilus minor pilin: MTVEFAVALPVVAVVVAAGIAGVVVVDRQGRLQSAAASAARAFGRGDETGGRSVLDRAAAGSVRIERAAGIVCVRATRSAGSGPFVGIAVEGRACAVDEQAAGGPP; the protein is encoded by the coding sequence GTGACGGTCGAGTTCGCCGTCGCGCTCCCCGTCGTCGCGGTGGTCGTGGCTGCGGGCATCGCCGGCGTCGTGGTCGTCGACAGGCAGGGGCGGCTGCAGTCGGCGGCGGCCTCGGCGGCCCGGGCGTTCGGGCGCGGGGACGAGACGGGCGGCCGGAGCGTGCTCGACCGGGCCGCCGCGGGATCGGTGCGGATCGAGCGTGCGGCGGGCATCGTCTGCGTGCGCGCCACCCGGTCGGCGGGGAGCGGGCCGTTCGTCGGCATCGCGGTCGAGGGGCGTGCGTGCGCCGTGGACGAGCAGGCTGCCGGGGGACCGCCGTGA
- a CDS encoding type II secretion system F family protein, producing the protein MLDRVAVLVSAGVPPPRARWLAGDRTGEDVAVGDGTAGAADDRAAGPAADRFTVGTGRAVGTGRAVGAGRAVGAADRDVEGVLAVAARTGAPVVPALRALAASLRDTAAAERSVRIALAGPRSSARVVLALPAFGVLLGSTWGVDTVGVLVRTPVGWGCLAGAALLVAVAGRWTARLVTAAAGRPEVPGLLLDVWAVAVSGGGAWTDAASTVEAVFPGRHWPAEDRARLTETLALAERAGVPAAALLRAWAVDSRADAAAEDIARAERLGVRLVVPLGVCVLPAFVLVGVVPVVLAILSSTSTGLG; encoded by the coding sequence GTGCTGGACCGTGTCGCCGTGCTGGTGAGCGCCGGCGTCCCGCCGCCACGAGCCCGGTGGCTCGCCGGGGACCGCACCGGGGAGGACGTTGCCGTCGGCGACGGCACCGCGGGCGCCGCGGATGACCGCGCTGCGGGCCCCGCGGCCGACAGGTTCACGGTCGGCACCGGTCGCGCGGTCGGCACCGGTCGCGCGGTCGGCGCCGGTCGCGCGGTCGGCGCCGCAGACCGGGACGTCGAGGGTGTCCTCGCGGTCGCTGCTCGCACCGGTGCCCCGGTGGTGCCGGCGCTCCGGGCGCTGGCTGCGTCCCTCCGAGACACCGCGGCGGCGGAGCGGTCGGTGCGGATCGCGCTGGCCGGACCACGGTCGAGTGCGCGGGTGGTGCTGGCGCTCCCGGCGTTCGGCGTCCTGCTGGGCTCGACGTGGGGCGTGGACACGGTCGGCGTGCTCGTCCGGACACCGGTCGGCTGGGGGTGCCTGGCGGGGGCAGCGCTCCTGGTCGCGGTGGCCGGACGGTGGACCGCGCGCCTCGTCACCGCGGCCGCAGGCAGACCGGAGGTCCCCGGGCTGCTGCTCGACGTCTGGGCGGTCGCGGTGTCCGGCGGTGGCGCCTGGACCGACGCGGCGTCAACCGTCGAGGCGGTGTTCCCCGGTCGGCACTGGCCCGCGGAGGACCGCGCCCGGCTGACCGAGACGTTGGCGCTCGCCGAGCGGGCCGGGGTCCCGGCCGCGGCACTGCTCCGCGCCTGGGCCGTCGACAGCCGTGCGGACGCCGCTGCCGAGGACATCGCCCGGGCGGAGCGGCTCGGGGTCCGGCTCGTCGTGCCGCTCGGGGTCTGCGTGCTGCCCGCGTTCGTGCTGGTCGGGGTGGTGCCCGTCGTGCTCGCGATCCTCTCCTCCACATCCACTGGCCTCGGATGA
- a CDS encoding RidA family protein: protein MSTADRLTELGITIPEVAAPVAAYVPAVVSGAHVFTAGQLPFADGALPVTGKVGSAVDAETATAQARQAALNALAAVQSVAGSLDRVARVVKVTVFVASDPSFTGQPGVANGASQLVGDVFGEAGVHARSAVGVAVLPLDAPVEVELVVELTD from the coding sequence GTGAGCACCGCCGACCGCCTGACCGAGCTCGGCATCACGATCCCGGAGGTCGCGGCGCCCGTCGCCGCCTACGTCCCCGCCGTGGTCTCCGGGGCGCACGTCTTCACCGCGGGACAGCTGCCCTTCGCCGACGGCGCGCTCCCGGTCACCGGCAAGGTCGGCTCCGCGGTGGACGCCGAGACCGCGACGGCGCAGGCCCGCCAGGCGGCGCTCAACGCGCTCGCTGCGGTGCAGAGCGTCGCCGGTTCGCTCGACCGCGTCGCCCGGGTGGTCAAGGTCACGGTCTTCGTCGCCTCGGACCCGTCGTTCACCGGGCAGCCGGGGGTCGCGAACGGCGCCTCGCAGCTCGTCGGTGACGTGTTCGGCGAGGCGGGCGTCCACGCACGCAGCGCCGTCGGCGTCGCGGTGCTCCCGCTCGACGCGCCGGTCGAGGTCGAGCTGGTCGTCGAGCTGACGGACTGA